The following proteins are co-located in the Microcystis wesenbergii NRERC-220 genome:
- a CDS encoding Rpn family recombination-promoting nuclease/putative transposase, producing MYDSTCKFIALEYSRDLATWLLGKPLELTEIKPSELSLEPIRADTLIFLESEELILHIEFQTDPKEDIPYRMLDYATRLYRRYPHKPIHQVVIYLRKSDSPTVRQNDYKQGKSSHQFEVIRLWEQPSEPLLKAPGLFPFAILAQAEKQENLLRQIAQEIEQISDSREQSNLAASTAILAGLVLKKDIIQRLLRKDIMKESVIYQEIWSEGLQEGRQEGRQEGRQEGRQEGEANLVLRQLNRRIGDIYPELLPNIRSLDLEQLENLGEALLDFQSLQDLEQWLENCRAS from the coding sequence ATGTATGATTCTACCTGTAAATTTATCGCCCTTGAATATTCGAGAGACTTGGCCACTTGGTTACTGGGTAAACCCTTAGAATTAACAGAAATTAAACCCTCGGAATTATCCCTAGAACCAATTAGAGCCGATACTTTAATCTTTTTAGAGTCGGAAGAATTAATCTTACATATCGAGTTCCAAACCGACCCTAAAGAAGATATTCCCTATAGAATGCTAGATTATGCCACCAGACTCTATCGACGCTATCCCCATAAACCTATCCATCAAGTGGTTATTTATCTAAGGAAAAGTGACTCCCCCACAGTCCGACAGAATGATTATAAACAAGGGAAAAGCTCTCATCAATTTGAAGTGATTAGACTCTGGGAACAACCCTCAGAACCCCTATTAAAGGCCCCCGGACTGTTTCCCTTTGCCATACTTGCTCAAGCTGAGAAACAAGAAAACTTACTGCGGCAAATTGCCCAAGAAATCGAGCAAATCAGCGATAGTCGAGAACAAAGTAATCTGGCTGCATCTACCGCAATTCTAGCCGGGTTAGTATTAAAGAAAGACATCATCCAACGATTATTAAGGAAGGACATCATGAAAGAATCAGTTATCTATCAAGAAATCTGGTCGGAAGGTTTACAAGAGGGACGACAAGAGGGACGACAAGAGGGACGACAAGAGGGACGACAAGAGGGAGAAGCTAACCTAGTTTTACGTCAATTAAATCGGCGTATAGGGGACATTTACCCCGAATTATTGCCCAATATTCGCAGTCTTGACCTAGAACAGTTAGAAAACTTGGGAGAAGCTTTGTTAGATTTTCAGTCACTACAGGATTTAGAACAATGGCTGGAAAATTGCCGAGCCAGTTAG
- a CDS encoding DUF3326 domain-containing protein encodes MNSRPYTAVLIIPTGIGAAIGGYAGDGIPVARAIAQVCDRLITHPNVLNGAQLYWPLANTYYVEGYALDRFARGDWGLSPVHQNRIGLLFDRAIEFDLLQRHLQAADAVRATLGLDLTDYVITDAPLNVQLREAASGASWGTIGNPDSLLRGAEKLINQGQAEAIAIVARFPDDPDSIALANYRHGQGVDPLAGAEAVISHLVVRQFQIPAAHAPALSPLPLDPQLSPKAAAEEIGYTFLPCVLVGLSRAPQLVKQPGPDAIWSREVDALIVPASACGSSTVLSFCQEKTVLIAVQENSTRMKVAPEPLGVKAIRVHSYTEAIGAIVCQRAGVNLASLRPNLNSLRCLSENP; translated from the coding sequence GTGAATTCCCGTCCCTATACCGCCGTACTAATTATTCCCACCGGCATCGGGGCTGCGATTGGCGGTTATGCTGGGGATGGCATTCCCGTGGCCAGAGCGATCGCCCAAGTTTGCGATCGCCTAATTACCCATCCCAATGTCCTCAACGGCGCACAACTGTACTGGCCCCTAGCCAACACCTACTATGTGGAGGGTTACGCTTTAGATCGTTTTGCCCGGGGGGATTGGGGATTAAGTCCCGTCCATCAAAATCGCATCGGGTTACTATTCGATCGCGCCATTGAATTTGACCTCTTGCAAAGACACCTTCAGGCTGCCGATGCTGTCCGGGCTACCCTAGGCTTAGATCTGACCGATTACGTTATCACCGATGCCCCCCTAAATGTGCAGTTGCGAGAGGCAGCCTCTGGGGCCAGTTGGGGAACAATTGGCAATCCCGACAGCTTGCTGCGGGGAGCAGAAAAACTGATTAACCAGGGACAGGCAGAAGCGATCGCCATTGTTGCCCGTTTTCCCGACGATCCCGATAGCATTGCCCTGGCTAATTATCGCCATGGTCAGGGGGTGGATCCCCTTGCCGGGGCCGAAGCGGTAATTTCCCATCTGGTGGTGCGACAATTCCAAATACCGGCAGCCCACGCCCCCGCTTTAAGTCCGCTGCCCCTCGATCCGCAACTTTCCCCCAAGGCCGCGGCCGAAGAAATCGGTTATACTTTTTTACCCTGCGTTTTGGTGGGTTTAAGTCGCGCCCCCCAATTGGTCAAGCAGCCCGGTCCCGATGCTATTTGGAGCCGGGAGGTGGACGCGCTGATCGTTCCCGCCAGTGCCTGCGGCTCTAGCACAGTTTTAAGTTTTTGTCAAGAGAAAACTGTACTGATTGCAGTGCAGGAAAACAGTACAAGAATGAAGGTGGCCCCGGAACCCCTAGGGGTGAAAGCAATTAGGGTACACTCATATACAGAGGCGATCGGTGCGATCGTTTGTCAACGGGCAGGGGTTAACCTAGCATCTCTTCGCCCTAATTTAAACTCTTTACGCTGTTTATCCGAGAATCCGTGA
- a CDS encoding CPBP family intramembrane glutamic endopeptidase codes for MTNSPNSEFDPLTRTQVLTIMAVTAIILLVVAKVWQYFGAIAIPAIRWTLPDFLFGLALAGAISGISGLLYRFWSSYRHSANAYLELVIKPLAWPDLIWIGLLPGLSEELLFRGVILPALGLNIFGLTVSSLIFGILHFSGSQQWPYVIWATVVGFALGYTIIITGNLLIPILAHIITNLLASFLWKLQHSNQ; via the coding sequence GTGACTAATTCCCCTAATTCCGAATTTGATCCCCTGACACGCACACAAGTCCTCACCATTATGGCGGTAACGGCGATTATCTTGCTGGTAGTCGCCAAAGTTTGGCAATATTTCGGTGCGATCGCTATTCCCGCCATTCGCTGGACTCTCCCGGATTTCCTGTTCGGATTAGCCTTAGCGGGGGCAATTAGTGGAATTAGTGGGCTTCTATATCGTTTTTGGTCTAGTTATCGCCATAGTGCTAACGCTTACTTAGAATTAGTCATTAAACCTTTAGCATGGCCCGATTTAATTTGGATTGGATTGCTGCCGGGGTTAAGTGAAGAATTATTATTTCGCGGGGTGATTTTGCCAGCTTTGGGCTTAAATATCTTTGGTTTAACCGTTTCTAGTCTGATTTTTGGCATCCTCCATTTTAGCGGTTCCCAACAATGGCCCTATGTTATCTGGGCAACTGTTGTCGGTTTTGCCCTCGGTTATACCATCATCATCACCGGTAATTTATTAATCCCGATCCTCGCTCATATTATCACCAATCTCCTCGCTAGTTTTCTCTGGAAATTACAGCATAGTAATCAGTAA
- a CDS encoding DUF3531 family protein has protein sequence MEVQFREFNPFDVWFWLEFSTVPSNMEQQYVEEVFASWFYLGKLGAFNAENLQVQEVGVDISYMEYDPDMAENAFMSPMHNMTDFEYLGTWGRCWFDLGTSDLIALDILINALTQLSKDFVDIKRLIIGGENQDWTVSDRSNYLFSE, from the coding sequence ATGGAAGTACAATTTCGCGAATTTAATCCTTTTGATGTCTGGTTTTGGCTGGAATTTTCGACGGTTCCCTCGAATATGGAACAGCAATATGTAGAAGAAGTTTTTGCCTCTTGGTTTTATTTGGGTAAATTAGGGGCTTTCAATGCCGAAAACCTACAGGTACAGGAGGTGGGAGTCGATATTAGTTATATGGAATACGATCCAGATATGGCCGAAAATGCCTTTATGTCACCGATGCACAATATGACCGATTTTGAATACTTAGGTACTTGGGGACGTTGTTGGTTTGACCTTGGTACTAGCGATCTTATTGCTTTAGATATTTTAATCAATGCCTTGACCCAATTAAGTAAGGATTTTGTCGATATTAAACGTTTAATTATCGGTGGAGAAAATCAAGATTGGACTGTCAGCGATCGCAGTAATTATCTCTTTAGCGAATAA
- a CDS encoding GH116 family glycosyl hydrolase: MLNLVSLPEIPAAAWKRPLGKGWEKPYSVRYASNLDDGPWHGMPLGGFGAGCIGRSPKGDFNLWHLDGGEHSFNSLPACQFSIFEQTEDGSAQAYAMATESPTDGTLSRWSWYPAEKGTYSALYPRSWYEYKDVFQTQLICEQFSPVWAHNYQESSYPIALFEWTAHNPTDKPITISIMLTWQNTIGWFTNAIKSPVVKVRDDGSPVYEYQSKWGESQGNYNQWIVDNFRVGCLMRRDYENPGEGDGQMAIASITNPSLEVFYLGKWNPAGDGGEVWDYFAMNGSLPDIEDETPAEKGEQTATAMAIRFTIRPGKTRKIPFILAWDLPVTEFAQGINYYRRYTDFFGRNGQNAWAMVRTALKHGDTWRENIINWQKPILERSDLADWFKMALFNELYLLTDGGTLWTAATERDPIGQFGVLECIDYRWYESLDVRLYGSFGLLMLWPRLEKAVMEAFARAIPSSDDTPRIIGYNQASAIRKAKNATPHDLGAPNEHPWQKSNYTSYQDCNLWKDLGSDFVLLVYRDYLLTGAKDEDFLRECWPSIVLTLQYLKTFDLDKDGIPENSGAPDQTFDDWRLQGISAYCGGLWIAALEATIKIGAILGEDTAIFACWLQQSRAIYHQTLWNGEYYNLDSGSGSDVVMTDQLCGQFYARLLALPDVVENQYTQSALSKIYQACFLKFHGGKFGAANGLKPDGTPENPEATHPLEVWVGINFGLVAFLLQMGMEKQGWQITEAVVRQIYENGLQFRTPEAITSVGTFRACHYLRAMAIWAIYGVLTEFQG, from the coding sequence ATGCTTAATCTCGTCTCCCTTCCAGAAATTCCCGCCGCTGCTTGGAAACGTCCTCTGGGCAAAGGTTGGGAAAAACCCTACAGCGTCCGTTACGCCAGCAATTTAGATGATGGTCCTTGGCATGGGATGCCTCTGGGGGGATTTGGGGCCGGTTGCATCGGACGTTCCCCCAAAGGTGACTTTAATCTCTGGCATCTGGACGGCGGTGAACACAGTTTTAATAGCCTTCCTGCCTGTCAATTTAGCATTTTTGAACAAACAGAAGACGGAAGCGCCCAAGCCTACGCTATGGCGACGGAAAGCCCGACGGATGGAACTTTATCGCGCTGGTCGTGGTATCCAGCCGAAAAGGGAACATATTCTGCCCTTTATCCCCGCAGTTGGTACGAGTACAAAGATGTTTTTCAGACTCAATTAATTTGCGAACAATTCTCACCGGTTTGGGCGCATAATTATCAAGAAAGTAGTTATCCTATAGCCCTATTTGAATGGACGGCTCATAATCCCACCGATAAACCGATTACTATTAGTATTATGCTGACTTGGCAAAATACAATCGGTTGGTTTACTAACGCGATTAAATCCCCAGTGGTTAAGGTGAGAGATGATGGTAGTCCCGTCTATGAATATCAATCAAAATGGGGGGAAAGTCAGGGTAATTATAATCAATGGATTGTCGATAATTTCCGCGTTGGCTGTCTAATGCGTCGGGATTACGAAAACCCTGGGGAAGGGGATGGACAGATGGCGATTGCCAGTATTACTAATCCGAGTCTAGAGGTATTCTATCTGGGTAAATGGAACCCTGCGGGCGATGGGGGCGAAGTTTGGGACTATTTCGCCATGAATGGCTCTTTACCGGATATTGAGGACGAAACCCCCGCCGAAAAAGGGGAACAAACGGCCACGGCCATGGCGATTCGTTTTACTATTCGTCCGGGGAAAACTCGCAAAATTCCTTTTATTTTAGCTTGGGATTTACCCGTCACGGAATTTGCCCAAGGAATTAACTATTATCGTCGTTATACGGACTTTTTCGGTCGCAATGGTCAAAATGCTTGGGCGATGGTACGCACGGCTTTAAAACACGGCGATACATGGCGAGAAAATATTATTAACTGGCAAAAACCGATCCTAGAACGCAGCGATCTGGCCGATTGGTTTAAAATGGCTTTATTTAACGAATTATACCTCCTAACTGACGGCGGTACTCTCTGGACGGCCGCCACGGAACGGGATCCCATCGGTCAATTTGGGGTCTTAGAATGTATTGATTATCGTTGGTATGAAAGTCTTGATGTGCGTCTCTATGGTTCCTTTGGGTTATTGATGTTATGGCCGCGCTTAGAAAAGGCCGTGATGGAAGCTTTTGCGAGGGCAATTCCCAGCAGTGACGATACTCCTCGGATTATTGGATATAACCAAGCTAGTGCCATTCGTAAGGCTAAAAATGCCACTCCCCACGATTTAGGCGCGCCCAATGAACACCCTTGGCAAAAGAGCAATTACACCAGTTATCAAGATTGTAATCTCTGGAAAGATTTAGGCAGTGATTTTGTTTTATTAGTCTATCGGGATTATTTATTAACGGGGGCTAAAGATGAGGATTTTCTGCGGGAATGTTGGCCATCAATTGTCCTGACTTTGCAATATTTAAAAACTTTTGACCTTGATAAGGATGGGATTCCCGAAAATTCCGGCGCGCCAGACCAAACCTTTGATGATTGGCGTTTACAGGGAATTAGTGCCTATTGCGGTGGTTTGTGGATAGCGGCGCTAGAAGCAACGATTAAAATTGGGGCAATTCTTGGGGAAGATACGGCAATTTTTGCCTGTTGGTTACAGCAATCTCGCGCTATTTATCATCAGACTCTCTGGAATGGAGAATATTATAATTTAGATAGTGGCAGTGGTTCCGATGTGGTGATGACTGACCAATTATGCGGTCAATTTTATGCTCGTTTATTGGCTTTACCGGATGTGGTAGAAAATCAATACACGCAATCAGCTTTAAGTAAGATTTATCAGGCTTGTTTTCTCAAGTTTCATGGGGGAAAATTTGGGGCGGCAAATGGGTTAAAACCCGATGGTACTCCCGAAAATCCCGAAGCAACTCATCCCTTGGAAGTTTGGGTAGGAATTAATTTTGGGTTGGTGGCTTTTTTACTGCAAATGGGAATGGAAAAGCAAGGATGGCAAATTACGGAGGCGGTGGTGCGACAAATTTATGAAAATGGCTTACAATTTCGCACCCCGGAAGCAATAACATCGGTGGGAACTTTTCGCGCCTGTCATTATTTGCGCGCCATGGCTATCTGGGCCATCTATGGGGTTTTGACGGAATTTCAGGGCTAA
- a CDS encoding DUF2157 domain-containing protein: MRLEREDFDWAVQQNLITASQAENLWTAFLSRYPQEDEVNRPRFNFANVAYYFGALIVISALGWFMNKAWESFGGAGLFFIALFYAICFIFTGKNLYFQQNLKIPGGLLFTMAVAMTPLAIYGLQRWTGYWQAVDPGIYRDFHTWIKGSWFLMELGTIIAGLITLRFVKFPFLTAPIAFSLWYMSMDLTPLLFGENEYTWKVRLWVSFWFGIACLITAYLIDVRQRRSRGDFAFWLYLFGLIMFWFSLSLLIDDNEAQRFLYCLINLGLMLLSVLLKRRLFVVFGGIGVFGYLSYLSYRLFADSIFFPFALTVLGLGIIYMGVLYQRHYPPLARFIESYIPLEWRNLLPKDR, encoded by the coding sequence ATGAGACTAGAAAGAGAAGATTTTGATTGGGCGGTACAACAAAACCTAATTACTGCCAGCCAAGCTGAAAATTTATGGACAGCTTTTTTATCCCGTTATCCCCAAGAAGATGAAGTTAATCGCCCTCGCTTTAATTTCGCTAATGTGGCCTATTATTTTGGGGCATTAATTGTTATCTCCGCCCTGGGATGGTTTATGAACAAAGCTTGGGAGAGTTTCGGCGGTGCAGGCCTATTTTTTATCGCCCTATTTTATGCAATTTGTTTCATTTTTACGGGGAAAAATCTCTATTTTCAGCAAAATCTCAAAATACCAGGCGGCCTTTTATTTACCATGGCAGTAGCCATGACTCCCTTAGCAATCTACGGTTTACAACGCTGGACAGGATACTGGCAAGCGGTCGATCCGGGCATCTATCGAGATTTCCATACATGGATTAAAGGCAGTTGGTTTTTAATGGAATTAGGCACGATTATCGCAGGATTAATAACTTTGAGATTTGTTAAATTTCCTTTTTTAACTGCACCGATCGCCTTTAGTTTATGGTATATGTCAATGGACTTAACCCCTTTACTATTTGGAGAGAACGAATATACATGGAAAGTACGACTGTGGGTATCCTTTTGGTTTGGAATTGCCTGTTTAATAACTGCCTATTTAATTGATGTACGTCAGCGTCGCAGTCGGGGAGATTTTGCTTTTTGGCTATACCTATTCGGATTAATTATGTTTTGGTTTAGTCTATCTCTCCTAATCGATGATAATGAAGCGCAACGATTTTTGTACTGTCTAATTAACTTGGGATTGATGTTATTATCCGTCCTGCTAAAAAGAAGATTATTTGTGGTTTTCGGAGGGATCGGAGTATTTGGCTATCTTTCCTATCTCTCCTATCGTCTCTTTGCCGATTCAATTTTCTTTCCCTTTGCCCTAACCGTCCTAGGACTTGGTATTATCTATATGGGAGTTTTATATCAGCGTCATTACCCACCCCTCGCTAGATTTATTGAAAGTTATATTCCTCTCGAATGGCGCAATTTATTACCCAAAGATCGATAA
- the rppA gene encoding two-component system response regulator RppA yields MRILLVDDEKELTEPLEQILAQEGYEVDIADNGRTGLELARENNYDLLILDWMLPQQSGLQICQHLRNQGDTTPVLFLTAKDTIDDRVAGLDAGADDYLVKPFQLRELLARVRALLRRSPNFEASNSSKLKSADLELDSENQVAYRHGRTISLSAKEIQLLTLFMTHPGQLLTHEQIYQHLWSEGEQPNSNVVPALMRLLRRKIEAPGETPLINTVYGKGYRFGEN; encoded by the coding sequence ATGCGAATACTTTTGGTGGATGATGAAAAAGAATTAACCGAACCCTTAGAACAAATTCTTGCTCAAGAAGGCTATGAAGTTGATATTGCTGATAATGGTCGGACGGGGTTAGAATTGGCACGAGAGAATAATTATGACCTCTTAATTCTCGATTGGATGTTACCCCAGCAATCTGGATTACAAATCTGTCAACATTTACGCAATCAAGGGGACACCACTCCCGTTTTATTTCTAACCGCTAAGGATACCATAGACGATCGAGTGGCGGGATTAGATGCCGGTGCTGATGATTATTTAGTCAAACCCTTTCAACTGCGAGAATTATTAGCGAGAGTCCGTGCTTTATTGCGTCGTTCTCCCAATTTTGAAGCTAGTAATAGCAGTAAACTAAAATCTGCTGATTTAGAACTCGATAGCGAAAATCAAGTGGCCTATCGTCACGGTCGCACGATCAGTTTATCAGCAAAAGAAATACAATTATTAACTTTATTTATGACCCATCCGGGGCAACTTCTCACCCATGAACAAATTTATCAGCATCTCTGGTCAGAAGGAGAGCAACCTAATAGTAATGTAGTTCCTGCCCTGATGCGCTTGCTGCGTCGTAAAATCGAAGCACCTGGAGAAACACCTCTAATTAATACTGTCTATGGGAAGGGCTACCGTTTCGGGGAAAATTAG
- the recN gene encoding DNA repair protein RecN has protein sequence MLSCLQIENFTLIDRLELTFGSGLNVLTGETGAGKSIILDAIDIVLGGKVNHRVIRQGSQQSTLEATFSLTPELIAWLESQEIDPLEDNSLTISRELVITNNSLRSRSRINGVVANRQQMAQIRDFLVEITAQGQTVQLMDANRQRELLDLYGGESLLRQREKVATAYANWQESKNNLNNRLQSEQNRLQRLDLLEYQLKELESANLTAADELEQLEQERNRLSHAVDLQNCSYQVYQLLYQNDRDQPAVADLLGKAENILTNMMVYDTSLEPILEMVRSALNQVVEAGQEINVYGDSLEADPERLNEIEERIIQLKRICRKYGPSLAEALDYYQKLQQELAELTGEGQSIEELEKICQQQEKIYRETSTQLTFLRQQTASQLEKQLVQELKPLAMEKVIFVCRIDPGNPSSLGVDQVVFYFSPNPGEKIQPLSSTASGGEMSRFLLALKSCFSQSQSAAATLIFDEIDAGVSGKVAQAIADKLDQLGQQYQVLCVTHQPLVAALADHHFRVYKQMIAEDNPTNLSEIRTVVRVTSLDNRQTRREELAQLTGGNSAADALAFAESLLEKAAAKKQQDLTLKLAD, from the coding sequence ATGTTATCCTGCCTACAAATTGAAAATTTTACCCTCATCGATCGCTTAGAATTAACTTTCGGCAGCGGATTAAATGTACTGACCGGTGAGACGGGGGCAGGAAAATCGATTATATTAGATGCGATCGATATTGTTCTCGGTGGTAAAGTCAATCATCGCGTCATCCGTCAGGGAAGCCAACAATCAACCCTAGAAGCGACTTTTTCTCTGACTCCAGAATTAATTGCTTGGCTAGAAAGTCAGGAAATTGACCCATTAGAAGATAATAGTCTAACAATCAGCCGGGAATTAGTGATTACTAATAATTCCTTGCGTTCTCGTTCTCGGATTAACGGAGTCGTCGCTAATCGCCAACAAATGGCGCAAATAAGAGATTTTTTGGTAGAAATCACCGCCCAAGGTCAAACAGTTCAGTTAATGGACGCTAATCGACAGAGGGAATTATTAGATCTCTACGGGGGTGAATCGCTGCTGCGGCAGCGGGAAAAAGTAGCCACAGCCTACGCTAACTGGCAAGAAAGCAAGAATAATTTAAATAATAGGTTGCAATCGGAACAAAATCGCCTACAAAGATTAGATTTACTAGAATATCAACTAAAAGAACTAGAATCAGCTAATTTAACCGCCGCTGACGAGTTGGAACAGTTGGAACAGGAAAGAAACCGACTCTCCCACGCTGTCGATTTGCAAAATTGCAGCTATCAAGTCTATCAACTCCTCTACCAAAACGATCGCGATCAACCGGCCGTCGCCGATTTGTTAGGAAAAGCTGAAAATATCTTGACAAATATGATGGTTTATGATACGAGTTTAGAGCCAATTTTAGAGATGGTGCGATCGGCATTAAATCAGGTGGTAGAAGCGGGACAGGAAATCAACGTTTATGGGGATAGTCTAGAGGCAGATCCCGAGAGATTGAACGAGATAGAAGAGAGAATTATCCAACTTAAGCGCATTTGTCGCAAGTATGGCCCAAGTTTAGCCGAAGCACTCGATTATTATCAGAAATTACAGCAGGAATTAGCGGAGTTGACGGGAGAAGGACAATCGATTGAGGAATTAGAAAAAATTTGTCAGCAACAGGAAAAAATCTATCGAGAAACTAGCACCCAGTTGACCTTTTTGCGACAACAAACCGCTAGTCAACTAGAAAAACAATTGGTACAGGAATTAAAACCTTTAGCCATGGAAAAGGTGATTTTTGTCTGTCGGATTGACCCGGGTAATCCTAGCAGTCTGGGAGTCGATCAAGTGGTATTTTATTTTAGTCCCAATCCCGGGGAAAAAATCCAACCTTTATCCAGTACCGCTTCCGGAGGAGAAATGAGTCGTTTTCTCCTAGCGTTAAAGTCCTGTTTTTCCCAATCCCAATCGGCAGCGGCAACCCTAATTTTTGACGAAATTGACGCGGGGGTATCGGGAAAAGTTGCCCAAGCAATTGCCGATAAATTAGATCAATTAGGTCAACAATATCAAGTTTTGTGCGTTACTCATCAACCCTTAGTGGCTGCTTTAGCTGATCACCATTTTCGAGTTTATAAACAAATGATTGCCGAAGATAATCCCACTAATCTCTCGGAAATTCGCACGGTTGTCCGGGTTACTTCTCTCGATAATCGTCAGACGAGAAGGGAAGAATTGGCACAATTAACGGGAGGAAATTCGGCAGCGGATGCCCTCGCTTTTGCCGAGTCTTTATTGGAGAAAGCGGCTGCCAAAAAACAGCAGGATTTAACCTTGAAATTGGCTGATTAA
- a CDS encoding IS4 family transposase: MMTNFSKLIKELLKPLPKNDYPALDTFTFLSCWIGFALDKSIVSMRDLCSRMVLQGINVNLSTFSKASKIRETSPFEKVIVELNKRLVAKKGIENARALFPIDSTIISLTSKLLWSQGWHQVKLFSGLNSITTEVVGILIHFGQGHDSKEGGKTIEAIPVNGVGAMDRGFASNQRITELLESSDKHFVLRVKNNISLEMLENGKCKLGKDKRQIEVRVVAFCDLESQTEFRLATDLPLEGEGAVSNEEVAEIYIQRWQIELLWKFLKMHLKLDNLITKNENGIRLHIYSCIIAYLILQLIDIEEGFGKSLLDKLRYLQSFMCQHISYVHWFRRIVYSI; encoded by the coding sequence CTGATGACGAATTTTTCAAAACTCATAAAAGAGCTTCTCAAACCACTGCCTAAAAATGACTACCCCGCTTTAGATACTTTTACATTTTTGTCCTGTTGGATTGGTTTTGCTTTAGATAAAAGCATCGTCAGTATGAGGGACTTATGCAGTAGAATGGTACTTCAAGGAATTAATGTAAATTTATCCACATTTTCTAAGGCAAGCAAAATTAGAGAAACAAGTCCATTTGAGAAAGTCATTGTCGAATTAAATAAGCGTTTAGTTGCCAAAAAAGGAATAGAGAATGCGCGAGCTTTATTTCCTATTGACTCAACAATAATTAGCTTAACCAGTAAATTACTATGGTCCCAGGGATGGCATCAAGTAAAACTATTCTCTGGTCTTAATAGTATCACAACAGAGGTGGTCGGAATACTCATCCATTTTGGTCAAGGTCATGACTCAAAAGAAGGAGGAAAAACGATAGAAGCAATTCCTGTAAATGGAGTTGGAGCAATGGATAGAGGATTTGCGTCTAATCAAAGAATCACCGAATTATTAGAGAGTAGTGACAAGCATTTTGTCTTGAGAGTGAAAAATAATATTAGCCTAGAGATGCTCGAAAATGGCAAGTGTAAACTCGGAAAAGATAAAAGACAAATAGAAGTAAGAGTAGTCGCTTTTTGCGACCTAGAAAGTCAAACAGAATTTCGGCTGGCGACAGATTTACCTCTAGAAGGAGAAGGAGCAGTTAGTAATGAAGAAGTTGCCGAAATTTACATCCAAAGATGGCAAATAGAACTGCTGTGGAAATTTTTAAAAATGCATCTAAAGTTGGATAATCTAATCACTAAAAACGAGAACGGAATCCGCCTACATATCTATAGTTGCATTATCGCTTATCTGATTCTACAGCTAATAGATATTGAAGAAGGATTTGGGAAAAGCTTATTAGACAAACTGCGCTATTTACAGAGTTTCATGTGTCAACATATTAGCTATGTACACTGGTTCCGGAGGATTGTCTATTCAATTTAA